In the Paenibacillus pabuli genome, one interval contains:
- the hfq gene encoding RNA chaperone Hfq, translating into MNKSINIQDTFLNQLRKENIPATVYLTNGFQIRGTIKAFDNFTIVIDSDGRQQMVYKHAISTFTPQRSVSLMQQDNSGEA; encoded by the coding sequence ATGAACAAGTCCATCAACATCCAAGATACGTTCTTGAACCAACTGCGGAAAGAAAACATTCCTGCTACGGTCTATCTGACCAACGGCTTCCAAATCCGTGGAACGATCAAGGCATTTGACAATTTTACGATCGTCATTGACAGCGACGGACGCCAGCAAATGGTCTACAAGCACGCCATCTCCACGTTCACGCCGCAACGCAGCGTATCGCTGATGCAGCAGGATAACAGCGGCGAAGCTTAA
- the miaA gene encoding tRNA (adenosine(37)-N6)-dimethylallyltransferase MiaA, with protein MKAEVKPKLLVLVGPTAVGKTRMSIELAQAFNCEIISGDSMQVYREMDIGTAKITREEMKGVPHHLIDIHEPEYPYSVAEFQESCTRLIREIQDRGKLPFIVGGTGLYVESVCYGFQFSESGSDEAFREEQFRYAELHGAQALHDKLREIDPISADRLHVNDQRRIVRALEIYHLTGEKLSEQLASQKKESPYDLSIIGLTMDRQKLYARVEERIDLMIEQGLVEEVRSLLERGVARGHISMQGLGYKEIAAYLQGEVSWDAAVELLKRDTRRFAKRQLSWFRHMKDIEWVDMTDTEDFAGNYERVSALINQKFNGLQGV; from the coding sequence TTGAAAGCGGAAGTTAAACCGAAACTGCTTGTATTGGTCGGACCGACAGCAGTAGGCAAAACAAGAATGAGTATCGAGCTCGCACAAGCGTTCAACTGCGAGATTATTTCAGGAGATTCGATGCAGGTCTATCGTGAGATGGACATCGGAACGGCCAAAATCACCCGTGAAGAGATGAAGGGCGTACCGCACCATCTCATTGATATCCATGAACCGGAATATCCATATTCAGTGGCGGAATTTCAGGAGAGCTGTACCCGTCTGATCCGTGAAATACAGGACCGCGGTAAGCTGCCCTTTATTGTTGGCGGAACCGGTCTGTATGTAGAGTCGGTTTGTTACGGATTTCAATTCTCGGAGAGCGGGTCGGATGAGGCTTTTCGGGAAGAACAGTTCCGCTATGCGGAGTTACATGGTGCTCAGGCACTGCATGACAAGCTGAGAGAAATAGATCCAATTAGTGCGGACCGGCTGCATGTGAACGACCAGCGGCGAATTGTTCGGGCTCTTGAGATTTACCACCTGACAGGGGAGAAGTTATCTGAACAGCTGGCGTCACAGAAGAAAGAATCCCCTTACGATCTGAGTATTATAGGTTTAACAATGGATCGTCAGAAGCTCTACGCGAGGGTTGAAGAGCGAATTGACCTGATGATTGAGCAAGGTTTGGTAGAAGAGGTGAGGTCACTGCTGGAACGCGGTGTTGCAAGAGGACATATTTCCATGCAGGGGTTGGGTTACAAGGAAATAGCGGCATATCTTCAAGGCGAAGTGAGCTGGGATGCTGCGGTGGAATTGCTGAAAAGGGATACTCGCCGCTTTGCCAAACGTCAACTCTCCTGGTTTCGACATATGAAGGACATTGAATGGGTGGATATGACAGATACAGAAGATTTCGCAGGAAACTACGAGCGGGTAAGTGCATTGATTAATCAAAAGTTTAACGGATTGCAGGGCGTGTGA